AGGTCCTGCGTATAGGTCAGCAACGCGTCCGGCGCCTTGATCGTGAACGGGGCGTCGACCAGGGCGAGCCGGAGCGCCAGCCACTCGACGGAGTCGTTCGTGCGCGTACGCAGCCGGCAGGTGCCCTCGCCAGTCGGGGCCGGAGCCAGATGCGCCGGCAGCCGGGCCGCCACGAACGCGGCCGGCGCCTCGAACCGTACGTCCAGCTCCACGTCCGGCTGGGCCCGCGACATCGAGCGGGTCAGCAGCTGCGCCGCGTCCCCCGCCGGCAGCTCGCGCGCCGTGAACCGTGCCCCGGTCGGGAACGGCTCGCTCACCCGGTCCACCCGGAACGTCCGCCAGTCCTCCCGCCCCAGGTCGTACGCCACCAGGTACCAGCGCCGCCCGGTCGACACCAGCCGGTACGGCTCCACCAGGCGTCGGCTCTCCGCCCCGTCGCCCGCCCGGTAGCCGAACCGCAACCGCTCCTGGCCGGTCACCGCACCCGCCAGCGCCGTCAGCGTCTGTGGGGCGACGGTCGCGCCGTCACCCCTGGTCAGAGGGATCGTCGCGTTCTGGAGCGTGGAGACCCGGTGCCGCAGCCGGGACGGCAGCACCTGCTCCAGCTTCGCCAGGGCCCGTACAGAGGCCTCCTCCACGCCCTCGATCGCGTGCCCGGCCCCCGCCCGCAGGCCGACCGCGATGGCGACCGCCTCCTCGTCGTCGAGGAGCAGCGGCGGCATGGCCGTACCCGCGACCAGGCGGTACCCGCCGATCGCGCCCTTCGTCGCCTCCACCGGATAGCCGAGGTCCCGCAGCCGGTCGATGTCCCGCCGGATGGTGCGCGGAGAGACCGAGAGTCGCTCGGCGAGCTCACTGCCCGGCCACTCGCGTGGCGTCTGCAGGAGCGACAGCAGATTCAGAAGTCGTGCCGGGGTGTCCGTCATGCGTTCCAGGATGCTGGTTAATTAGGACGTGACCTGACCTACATCGGTCCTACTGTCCTCTCATGAGTTCACACGACGCCGCCGCGCAGGCGGCCACCGAGACGGCCGACGCGGCGACAGGCGAGGCGACGGCGCCCGCCGAAGGGGCCGAGGACCGCAGGCGCTGGATCGCCCTCGCCATCGTCATGACCGCCGCCTTCATGGACCTGGTCGACGCCACGATCGTGAACATCGCGATCCCCAGCATCGAGCGGAACCTCGACGCCTCGTTCGGCGCGATCCAGTGGATCACCGCCGGATACGCGCTCGCGTTCGCCGCGGGCCTGATCACCGGCGGCCGCCTCGGCGACATCTACGGCCGCAAGCGGCTGTTCCTCGTCGGCACCGCCGGCTTCACCCTCGCCTCCGCGCTCTGCGGCTTCGCCGCCGGGCCGGAGATGCTGGTCGCGTCCCGCCTGCTCCAGGGCGCGGCGGCCGCGATGATGGTCCCGCAGGTCCTGTCGATCGTTCACGTCACCTTCCCCGCGCACGAACGCGGCAAGGTGTTCGGCATGTTCGGCGCGATCATCGGCCTCGGCGCGGTCTCCGGCCCGCTGCTCGGCGCGCTGCTCACCCAGTGGAACCTGTTCGGCCTGGAGTGGCGGCCGATCTTCCTGATCAACCTGCCGGTCGGCATCGCCGGCCTGATCCTGGGCCGCAAGTTCATCACCGAGTCCAAGGCCCCGAAGGCGCTCCGCCTCGACCTCGTCGGCGTGCTGCTCGTGACGGTCGCGCTGCTGATGCTGATCTACCCGCTGACCCGCGGCCGCGAGCTGGACTGGCCGCTGTGGGGCCACCTGATGATGGCCGGCAGCCTCGTCGTGTTCGGCGCCCTCGTCGCGTACGAGAAGTACAAGACGAAGAAGGACGGCTCGCCGCTGGTGGAGCTGAGCCTGTTCCGCGTGAAGAGCTTCGCGGCGGGCATCGCGGTCCAGCTGACCTTCGGCGTCGTGATGGGCGTGTTCTTCCTGGTCTGGACGCTGTACATGCAGATCGGGCTCGGCTGGAGCCCGCTGAAGGCGGGCCTGACCGGCGTGCCGTTCTCGATCGCGGTCTCGGCCGCGGCCGGCATGTCGGTGCAGAAGCTGGTGCCGCGCTTCGGCCGCAAGGTGCTGCAGGCCGGTGCGCTGACGATGGCGACGGGCGTCCTGCTCTACATCTGGGAGGCCGGCCGGTACGGGACCTCCATCGCTCCCTGGCAGATGACGCTGCCGCTCGTGGTCATGGGCGTCGGCATGGGCCTGATCGTCGCGCCGCTGACGGACGCGGTGCTGTCCGACGTGCCGCGCGAGCACGCCGGTTCGGCGTCCGGCCTGATCAACACGACCGGGCAGATGGGCAACGCGCTCGGACTCGGTCTGGTGTCGGTCGTCTTCTTCGGAGTGATCGACGAGAAGCGGCTGCAGCAGATGCCCGCCGAGGTGGGCACGGCGTTCGCGGACGCCTTCCAGAACGCGCTGGGCTGGGTGGTCGCGGTCCTGGCGGCGATCTTCCTGGTGATGTTCGCGCTGCCGGCGAAGCCGAAGCAGCACATGGAGGGCGCGGACGCGGGAGACGACTCGGCGGAGGACGCCGGGGATGCCGGGGACGCGGGCGAGCCGACGAAGGAACCGGCACTGGCAGGCTGACCGGCGGCCGGGTGACTGCGGTCGGCTGCCGGCGGTCGGCGGACCGGCAGGCGGTACGGGCCCGAAGGGGCCGGGGCTCGGGGCCCGGGGGACACGTCCCCCGGGCCCCGAGCCGTCTCCGTCTCCGCTTCCGTTCGCGACCGTATCGGCTTCCCCATCAGCCGATCGGTTGACTCTCGCGTCCCCCGGCGGGCGCGCCGACGGGAGCCTGCAGGCCGACCGTACGAGGCCCTGGGCGGCACCAGGATGGATGTCAGAGCGGGAACGCAGAGCTTCCCGAACCCCTCAGGGGGAGATTCCAAAGGAGCCGTTGACCATGAAGAAGCTGTCCCTGCGCACCCGTGTCCTGACCGGTACCGTCGCCGGCGCCGCCCTCGCCGCCGGTGCCTTCGGCGCCGTGTCCGCCAACGCGGCCACCCCCGCCGCCGCCCCGGCCGCCGCGGTGGCGAAGGCAGACGCGGCCGACAAGAACACGACGCAGTCGACGCACCTGACGATCGAGGCCGCGACCGAGGCGGCGCAGGCCGCGCTCGACGCCGCGGAGAAGGAGAACCAGCGGGTCTCCGTCGCGGTCGTCGACCGCAACGGCAACACCATCGTGACGCTGCGCGGCGACGGCGCCGGCCCGCAGTCGTACGAGTCGGCGGAGAAGAAGGCGTACACGGCCGTCTCCTGGAACGCCACCACCTCGACCCTCGCGGGCCGCCTCGCCCAGGCGCCGAACCTGAAGGACATCCCCGGCACCCTCTTCCTCGCCGGTGGCGCCCCTGTCACCGCCAAGGGCGCCCCGATCGCGGGCATCGGTGTGGCCGGCGCCCCGAGCGGCGACCTCGACGAGAAGTTCGCCCAGGCCGGCGTCAACGCCCTCGCCAAGTAAGCACCGGCGCGTCGGCCGGGCCGACGGCGACGCGCCCGCCACGCGGGCGCCCCTCAGCGACCGGCGGCACCCACCCCCCCCGTTCGGGTGCCGCCGGCCTTTCGCATGCCCAGCGGGCCTCAGCGGGACCGAGAGGCGGGCCTCAGCGGGACCGAGAGGCGGTGCCCAGCGGGCCCGCGGACCCGGGCCCTCGACGGACCCGGGCCCTCAACGGACCCGGGCCCGCGACTCCATCGCTTCCCGGGCCGTGTTCTCGTCCTCGTAGACCTCGCACATGTGTCGTCCGTCCGGCGTCGCCGTGTGCTCGACCTCCCACAGGCTCATCTCGCTGCCGTCGAGCAGCAGGAACGCGTGCTCGTAGAGCGTGAACCCGGCGTCCCGGCCCTCCACGGGGCACTGCCGTCCGAACGCCTGCGTGATGTGGTGCGCGAAGGCCACCCGCAGCCGGTGGGCGGTCTCCTCGCCCGGCCGGTCCGCGTTCTCCGCGCGCCGCAGCACCCGCCGCGCGTGGTCCGCCGAGTTGTCCGGCACGTACATCCGGGGCTGCCGGGGCACCGGCCGGGACAGCAGCGCCGTCAGCACCTCCAGGTCGTTCTCCAGCTCGTCGTCCGGGTCGTTG
This sequence is a window from Streptomyces sp. HUAS YS2. Protein-coding genes within it:
- a CDS encoding helix-turn-helix transcriptional regulator is translated as MTDTPARLLNLLSLLQTPREWPGSELAERLSVSPRTIRRDIDRLRDLGYPVEATKGAIGGYRLVAGTAMPPLLLDDEEAVAIAVGLRAGAGHAIEGVEEASVRALAKLEQVLPSRLRHRVSTLQNATIPLTRGDGATVAPQTLTALAGAVTGQERLRFGYRAGDGAESRRLVEPYRLVSTGRRWYLVAYDLGREDWRTFRVDRVSEPFPTGARFTARELPAGDAAQLLTRSMSRAQPDVELDVRFEAPAAFVAARLPAHLAPAPTGEGTCRLRTRTNDSVEWLALRLALVDAPFTIKAPDALLTYTQDLASRLAAASAHG
- a CDS encoding heme-binding protein produces the protein MKKLSLRTRVLTGTVAGAALAAGAFGAVSANAATPAAAPAAAVAKADAADKNTTQSTHLTIEAATEAAQAALDAAEKENQRVSVAVVDRNGNTIVTLRGDGAGPQSYESAEKKAYTAVSWNATTSTLAGRLAQAPNLKDIPGTLFLAGGAPVTAKGAPIAGIGVAGAPSGDLDEKFAQAGVNALAK
- a CDS encoding DUF6227 family protein; protein product: MNDPHDPYETTETHVERLLGRALNSFELPDSTVERLETALAHSSALHSSHHSSTLHRSTYRHTYLLADGTALSLWELVHNGGRDGAEHHELYADEAEATLAASRLPVTFDGEWGVERSGVLSNDPDDELENDLEVLTALLSRPVPRQPRMYVPDNSADHARRVLRRAENADRPGEETAHRLRVAFAHHITQAFGRQCPVEGRDAGFTLYEHAFLLLDGSEMSLWEVEHTATPDGRHMCEVYEDENTAREAMESRARVR
- a CDS encoding MFS transporter gives rise to the protein MSSHDAAAQAATETADAATGEATAPAEGAEDRRRWIALAIVMTAAFMDLVDATIVNIAIPSIERNLDASFGAIQWITAGYALAFAAGLITGGRLGDIYGRKRLFLVGTAGFTLASALCGFAAGPEMLVASRLLQGAAAAMMVPQVLSIVHVTFPAHERGKVFGMFGAIIGLGAVSGPLLGALLTQWNLFGLEWRPIFLINLPVGIAGLILGRKFITESKAPKALRLDLVGVLLVTVALLMLIYPLTRGRELDWPLWGHLMMAGSLVVFGALVAYEKYKTKKDGSPLVELSLFRVKSFAAGIAVQLTFGVVMGVFFLVWTLYMQIGLGWSPLKAGLTGVPFSIAVSAAAGMSVQKLVPRFGRKVLQAGALTMATGVLLYIWEAGRYGTSIAPWQMTLPLVVMGVGMGLIVAPLTDAVLSDVPREHAGSASGLINTTGQMGNALGLGLVSVVFFGVIDEKRLQQMPAEVGTAFADAFQNALGWVVAVLAAIFLVMFALPAKPKQHMEGADAGDDSAEDAGDAGDAGEPTKEPALAG